The genomic interval CTAGCCGAGAGACAAGGTCAGGCATCGGCCCCTCTGGGCTACGTCAGATTCGGCGTCATGTTACGATGCGCGCCCACATCAGCCGCGCGACTCGAGACTCTTTCGCTATCGGCCCAAGGTAGAGCTGGCGCGGCATAGTAACAATCGAAACTTTTCCGCTCGCGCGGCATTTGCCCAGGTGCCCGCGGAGCGAGAAGGTGGCTATTTCACGGCCGCCCAGGCGGACCGCGGCAGGGACCTCTACACGAGCGACTGCGCGTCCTGTCACGGTCGGGCCCTCGATGACGGGACGGTTCCCGCGCTCGCAGGCGAGCAGTTCGTAAGATCGTGGGGCCGGCCCGGCCGCACGCTCGACGACCTCTTTTACATCACCCGGACCACGATGCCGGAAGGTGAGGGGGGAACGCTCTCAGAGCTAGCGTAGGAGACCTAGTCCCGGCCGGCCGACGGGAAAACGCCAAAGCGTCCCGTGCCGGGATTCGGTGACGTATAGGTCGGTACCGCCGAAGCAGCAGTTCGTGATCATGCCGTCGCCGCAGAGCAGGCGGTCTACGATCTCGCCGTCCTCGACCACCGTCACGCAGTGCGCGTAGGTCGAGGCCACGTAGAGGCGTCCGTCGTCCCCCACGCAAATCCCGTCAGGGAAGTGTCGCTCCGGCAGCTCGATCACGACTTTCGGTCGCCCATCCCGCAGCTTCATCACGCGGCGGCTGAAGGACTCCGTCCAGAGCAGTGTGCCATCGGCCGTGAACGCGATACCGTTCGGGAATACGGGCTCGAGTTCGCGGAGAAGCTCGCCGGTGCCCGCCTCGACGTCCCACACGAAGAGCCGTCCAGGGTCGCTGTTCTCGGCGGGGTCGGGAGCGCCTCGAGGATCGGTGAAGTACAGGCGTCCGTCGGGCCCGAACGCGAGGTCATTCGGTGCCCCGAGCGAGAGCGCTGCCACCTCAGTCGTGATCGTGTCGACCTCGCCATTGAGCGTGACACGTTGGATCGCCGGCGTGGCGCGATGGGCGCTCCAAGCGCCTCCGTTTTGCGTCACATACAGCGCGCCATCGCGCCCGAGAGTGGCACCGTTTGGTCCGCCGCCCGTCTCCGCGATGAGCTCGATTCCGGCTTCGGCAGTCCAGCGCGAGACTCGGCCCGCATGGACTTCGACAACATAGAGGCTGCCGTCCAGCCACACCGGTCCTTCAGGAAACGCAAGGCCCCTCGCGATGATCTCTCCGTCCATTCCCCGAATCTCCTCCGTTGCGTACGGAGCATCAAGCCGCTTGCGCCGTCGGTGCCGTGCGTCGGATGTTGCCAGGAGCCATTTCCCCGAGGATAGAACCATGATCGAACGTTGCCATAGAGCCATCGGCCTATTTGTGCTAGGCGCAATGATCTGGATGGCCGCTCCGGTTGGCTCCACAGCCCAGGAGCCGGGCACGGTGGTCGAGGCGGACTCGAGGGTGGTGGGCCTCACCTATGTGTTCGAGGAGACCGGTGAAGAAGTGCCGTACGCCGTCTTCGTGCCTTCCGACTACGATGCCTCCCAAGAGTGGCCGCTCATCGTCGCTCTTCACGGCTTGGGGAGGCCCTACGACTGGATGATGGGCTACGACAGCTTCATCGACTTCGCCGAGCGAGATGGCTACGTCGTCGTGTCACCGTTGGGCTACCACCGTCGGGCCTGGTACGGGAGCCGCGGCTACGGAATCCCGCGCGGCGCCGCGCGTGAAGGGGACGAGGGCACGCTGCCCGACAACCTCGGAAAGCTGAGCGAGCAGGACGTGATGAACGTTCTGGCGATTGCGCAGGAAACGTACAGCATCGATGACAGTCGCATCTACCTGTGGGGTCATTCGATGGGGGGCGCGGGCACATACCACCTCGCTGCCCGATACCCCGAGATCTGGGCCGGTTTGGCCGTCGCCGCGCCGGCTCCACGCCGTGAGGCTCTCGATGAGCTCGAGACGTTCAGGGACGTTCCCGTGTTGGTTCTCCACGGTGACGCGGACGCGACCGTCCCCGTCCAGGGGAGCCGCACCTGGGTGGCTCGCATGCGAGAGCTGGGGATGCAGCATGTCTACATCGAGGTCCCGGGCGGCGACCACTCGCTGTTCGTTCGGGAGGCGCCCGAGACGCTGTCGAAGGTCTTTTCCTTCTTCAACATCGTGGGGAAGCGCGAGCGGGCCGCGAGGCAGTAGGAAACCATCCCGACCTTCCACCCGTCTAATAAGGGACGACGAGACCCCAAGCGAACAGCGAGGAAGCATGGACGAGCGCAAGGAACGAGCATCACGGGCGATCCACACGGCCGGAGTAGCGGCGGGGGCCATCGGCTTCCTGACGCCCATCCCGGGTTCGGATGCCGCGCTCATCGCGCCGATCCAGGCCGCGCTCGTGCTCCGCCTCGCTTCGGTCTACGGCGTCCGGCTGCCCGCGGCTGCCCTGAAGTCAGCGGGGTACGCCGCCCTTGGAGGGGTCCTCGGAAAGGGCTCAGCACGATTGCTGGCTTCGTTGGTACCTGGCTTCGGATCTGTGGTCCGAGCGGGTGTGGCGGCCAGCGTCACCGAGGCGATCGGATGGGCCGTGCTCGACAACCTCGAGGAAGGCGACGGGCCGTAGAGGCGGAGGCTCAGCCAACCTCCTCGGACGTCACCGGCAGCCCGTCCCGCCGCCACTCCGGAAGGCCACCTTCCATCCGCCGAGCCATGCGTCCCTGCGCCGTCAGCGCACGCACGGCATCCAGAGCGTAGACGCAGTGCGGCCCCCTGCAGTACGCGACGATGTCGGCATCGTCGGGCAGCGTCTGCAGGAGCTCGTGGATGTCCTCGATCGGGACCGACCGCGCACTGGGAATGTGCCCAGCGGCGTATTCGGATGCCGGCCGTACGTCGAGAAGAACTAGATCCTCGTCCTCCAAGCGGCCGGCGAGCTCGGATCGAGTCACTGGCTCCAGGCTCTCCCGATCTCCCAAGTAGGCGTCCACAAGGTCGTGGAAACCGGAAACGTGTACCGACGCCACGTCGCGCAGCGCCGCCCAGAGGTCTGCCACGCGCTCACTGCTGAGCTGGTAGTAGATGTGCGTGCCCTCGCGGCGGCGCCGGACGAGGCCTGCCCGCGCGAGGATCTGGAGGTGGTGGGACGTGTTCGCCACGCTCTGCGAGATCTCTATCGACAGTGATTCCACCGAACGTTCGCCCTGCGCGAGCACGTCGACGACCTCGCCTCGCCGCCCGCTGCCCAGCGCCTTGGCGACCGAGGCGACGCCGTCGAACATCTCTTCCTTCGCCTCATGTCTGGAGTCGGCCGGCTCCATCCGTCCCTCCTCGCGGGATCGCCTGCGAATGCTGCCAAACTGGTATTCAAAAGAATACTTGACAATACCGAACAGGGCGAGCATCATATTCAAGCGTTCATTTGAATAGGGCACTGATGAGCATTGCCTAGACCATTGCTAGACCCGCGTTCACGGATCCCGGGATGAGCGATTGATGGGGAAGAGCCCGATGCGGTTGGGCCTCAGGGAGAACCTCGCTCAGTTCTCTCTGCTCGTTGGAGTGAACGCCTTGGTGGGCGGGATGGTCGGGCAGGAGCGCACCGTCCTCCCGCTGCTGGCCAAGGAGGAGTTCGGCCTCACGGGGCTGACCGCGGCGCTGACGTTCATCGTCGCGTTCGGCATCGTAAAAGCAGCGACCAACTTTGCGGCCGGCACGCTGTGCGACCGCTTCGGCCGTAGGCCGGTCCTTCTGGCCGGGTGGATCGTGGGTCTTCCGGTCCCCCTGCTGCTGATCTGGGCGCCGAGTTGGTCCTGGATCGTCTTGGCGAATGCGCTGCTGGGCGTCAACCAGGGACTGTCGTGGTCGGCCACAGTGATCATGAAGATCGACCTCGTCGGACCCCGACGAAGGGGCCTTGCGATGGGCTTCAACGAGGCCGCAGGGTATCTCGCGGTCGCGGTTACCGCCCTGCTGACGGGGTACATCGCCGAGCGCGCGGGCCTGCGGCCCGCGCCCTTCTTTCTCGGGCTGGCGTACGCGGGGCTGGGGCTGGGCCTGTCGCTCCTCTTCGTTCGGGAGACGCGCGACTTTGCGCGGCTCGAAAGCGCCTCCTGGGATCCTTCGAAACCAGGTGCCTCCGCGAGCCTCTCGACCCGTGAGGTGTTCACACTCACGAGCTTCCGGGACCCGGCGCTGTCGTCATGCAGCCAGGCGGGGCTGGTGAACAACCTCAACGATGGCGTCGCTTGGGGCATTTTCCCCATCTACTTCGCGAGCCAGGGCCTCGGGGTAGGGCAGATCGGACTACTGACCGCCATCTACCCAGCGGTCTGGGGTCTAGGCCAGCTCGTCACCGGCGGGCTCTCGGACCGAACGGGCAGAAAGTGGCTCATCGCCGGTGGCATGGGTGTGCAGGCCATTGCGATCGCGGCGATTGCGTCCGCCGGCACGATCTGGGCTTGGGCCATGGCGTCCGCGCTGCTCGGCGTGGGCACCGCGATGGTGTATCCGACGCTGCTCGCGGCGATCGGCGACGTTGCGCACCCCCAGTGGAGAGCCTCCGCCGTAGGCATCTATCGCAGCTGGCGGGATAGCGGCTTCGCGGTCGGTGCGCTGGTGGCCGGCATCATCGCGGATGCCGTATCGATCGAGGCCGCGATCTGGACGGTCGCGGGGCTCACCGCGCTGTCGGCGCTCGTGGTGGCCGTGCGCATGTACGAGACGCTACCACGGGCTGCTAGCCCCGCCGCCGACCGACTCTCTCGGTGACACGTCTCCACACGAACCGCGGATTGTGGCGCGCGTATCTCCAGAGGAGCCTTCGCGGCTCCAGCACGAGGCGGAAGAGCCACTCGAGGCCGAGGCGGCGAATCAGAGTTGGCGCGTGGGGCTTCGCCCCTGAAAGGACGTCGAAAACGGCTCGCACTCCGAGCATCACGGCCGTGGTATTCGCCCGATTCGCGGCCGTCCATCGCTCCTGCTTGGGGCATCCTAGGCCCACGAACAAGAGCTGGCACCCCCGAGCTATTGATCTCCTGGATCTGTTGCTCCACTTCGCTCTCGCTATGAGCGCGGAACGGGGGGCTGTATGCGTATGCAACGCGAACCTTTGGCCACCGCGAGCGCACCAGCGCGAGCAGCCGCTCCAATACCTCCGGCTGCCCGCCGAAGAAGCCCACAGCGAGCCCCCTTTCTTGCGCGAGCTCGAGCACGGCCGTCGTGAGATCTATGCCCGCGACTCGTTCGGCTTCCCGGTATCCGTCGGCGCGGAGTGACCAGACCAACGGCATGCCGTCGGGGACCACGGCCTCTGCGTGGTCGAGCACGTCGAAGAACGAGGGGTCGTCCAACGCTTCCATGATCATGTGGACGTTGGCGAGACAGAGGTATCCACCCCGGCCGGACGAGGCACAGGCATTGATCCCGGCTGTGGCCGCGTCGAGGCTGCGATGCGTGATCGGCACTCCCAGAACGCGGGCGGAGCTACGACTCATTCGTCTCCCGCTCTGAGTAGTCAAGCAAGCATCCGGTCCAGAGATATGGTGGCGAGGAGCTTGTGGAAATCAAGGTCAGGTCCCGCCGCTCGCGCAATCCGTCGCCGGCGTCGCCTCCGAGTCTCGGGGTGGAATCTCGCATGTGGCCGTCTTGGTCTCTACCATGCTTCGGTGCGGATTCGGATCAACCACCTTTCGTGGTGATTGTGGCCGCGTAGATGGTAGGTTCCCCTGTCAGTCGGACGAGAAGAGATCCCCTAACTACACCGATGACGACGGAAGCCAAGAGACTCGCGCCACTGCAGGACAGGTACGCCGGGCAGCGCATCCTCCTGACGGGCGCTACCGGCCTGTTGGGGAAGTCCGTTCTCGAGAAGATCCTCCGCGACCTGCCGTCCGTGGAAAAGGTGCATCTTCTCGTGCGGTCGCGTCGCTCGGTGGACGCGGCCGCGCGCATCGATTGGCAAATCGCCCGCTCTCCCGTGTTCGATCGTCTCCGCGACGAGTGGCAGAGCAACTTCCACTCCAGCTTGAGCAGCAAAGTCGTACCGGTTTCCGGCGATCTGGCCCGCAGGCACTTGGGTCTCGACGACGCTGCGTACGAGAAGTTGGCCGGCGAAGTGACGATGATCATCAACTGCGGCGCGACTTGTTCGTTCCGGGAGCAGTTCGACCGTGCACTTCAAATCAATGCCCTCGGCGCGCGGCGCATTCTGAAGCTTGCACAGGACGCCGGAAACGTCCCGCTCGTGCACGTGTCTACGGCCTACGTGTACGAAACCGCCTACGAGGTTTCCCCCGAGCGAGTCATTCCCGATGGTCACACGCTGCGAAGCCTGCCAGACGGGGAGGCAGCGCAGTTCTCTCTCGACGAAGAGATCGACCACATGCTCGCTCGATGTGCTGCGATTCGGGGCGCCGCGTTTCTCGAACGCCCTGACGACTCGCCGGGCGAAGACGGCCAGGCCGTTCCCGTCACCGAGGAAGCCCGCGATCGCTGGCGGCAGAATCTGGCTAACCGTGCCACCATCGAGTACGGCACGGAAGTTTCCCGCGAGCACGGTTGGAGGGACGCCTATCAGTTCACCAAATCGTTGGCCGAGCAGCTGCTCGCTCGCGATCGCGGCTCCGTTCCGCTCTCGATCGTTCGCCCCTCGATCATCGAGGGAACGCTTTCCGAGCCCGTGCCGGGGTGGTTCGACAGGATACGAATGTTTCACCCCATCGCCGTCGAATACGGACGTGGCAACGTGCAGGAGTTCGCGGGCTACGAGGACACGAAGATCGATCTCGTACCCTGTGATCTCGTCACCAACCTGGTGCTCGCGGCCGCGCCCCCTGACGATCCTACCCACTTCGAGGTGTATCAAATCGCGAGTGCCCGGACCAACCCGGTGACGCTCGGCGAGATGACCACCTTCCTCCGAGAGGCGTTCCAGCGGGACTCTGCAGATCTTCCCGGTCGTACCTGGCAGGACCGGAAGTTCAAGTGGACACCACCTCGGATCTACGAGAGGAATGTCGAAAGGGCGCGTCGACGACTCGAGCTGCTACGAGACCTGTACTCATGGCTGGGGCTGAAGCGGCGGGCCCGCCGGGCGGCTGTTCGGTTGCGCCTCCTCAAACGCATGGCAGAGTTTGCCGACGTGTATGGGTTTTATGTCGAACGAGGCCCCGAGTTCGAAACCGAGAACTCGCGGGAGCTGCTCCGTGCCTTGCATCCCATAGACCGTGACCGTTTCTCGTGGGACATCGATGCGGTAGCCTGGCGTGATTACTTCTTGGACGCCTGGGTGCCCGGACTCATGAACGTGGCGGATGATCGCCCTGCGGGCGCACGAGTGCCAGGCGCGGACGCTACGTCTGCGCGCGGCCAGAGTGCTGAACGGACCTCGGATGAGCCACGACAAGTATCGGCATAAGTGGTGGGGCTGGGGGCCCGAGGGCATCGAGTACGACATGGAGGGTCGCCCAGCTCTCTGGCCCTGGATCGTGCAGACCGCGGAGCTCGGGGATGATCCCGAACGGCACCCGCCTGTCGAGCTCGCCCAGATCGCTCTGCCACCCTCGAGGCACACGGAGACGCTCTCCTGCGCCCTGCGGCTGGCCCTCGGCGACGGCAACGTTCGTGAGGACGACGAAGATCGCCTGATTCATTGCTACGGACGCAGCTTTCGGGACGTCGCCAGGCTGCGTGCCGGCATCGTGGACCGTGCTCCGGATGTCATCGTGTATCCAGGGGGACACGACGACGTGGTCAGGATCGTGGAGCTGGCGAGCGAGCACAGGGCGTCGCTGATTCCGTTCGGTGGCGGAACCAACATCGCCGGGTGCGTGGAAGTCGCGGAGGATGATCAGCGTCCCACGATTACGCTCGACATGCGGCGCATGAATCGTCTGCTCGCGCTGGACGTCGACTCCATGACGGCCGATCTCGAACCGGGCATGTTCGGACCGCAGATCGAGGCGGCCTTGGCGGCCCACGGACTATCGCTGGGTCATCACCCGGATTCCTTCATCTACTCCACTCTCGGAGGATGGCTCGCTACGCGCTCCGCGGGCACCCAGTCCAACGTGTACGGCAAGATCGAGGACATGGTCTTGGGCATGACGGTGGTTACGCCCACCGGGGTCATCGAGACGAAACCGGTGCCCGCCGCGTCGACGGGACCCGATCTGAATCGGCTCCTGGTGGGAAGTGAAGGGACCTTCGGGATTATCACGAGAGCCACGATGCGCGTGCATCGGATTCCCGAGTATGAAGACTATCGCATGCTCCTGTTCCCGACCTACCGGGATGGGTTCAACGCGTTGCACGAGTCCGTTCGGGCGGGTTACATGCCGAGTCTCGCGCGTCTGAGTGACGAGGCCGAGACCGAGCTCATGTTTGCGGCGAAGCGTCCCTCCACTGGGATCCAGGCCCTGATTCAGGGTCCCGTGAAGCGGCTGCTCAAGGCCCGTGGATACGGTCGGCCAGCCGCACTCGTCGTCGCCTTCGAAGGTCCGGGACCGTTGACCCGTGAACTGCGGCGGCGCGCGTTGGCCATCTTCAAGAGGCATCGAGCCTTCGATCTCGGCAGGGGTCCCGGGGAGTCGTGGAAGGAGTCGCGCTACGACGTCCCCTATCTCCGCGACTTCATGATGGAATACGGCACGATCGCCGACTCGTTCGAGACCGCCACCGTCTGGTCCAACCTCATGCCGCTCTACGAGGCGAGCAATGAGACGCTCCGACGGGTCATTCGCGACGTCACCGGATTCGAAGGATACATCGGCAGCCACATCTCCCATCTCTATGAGACTGGAGCCTGCCTCTACTACACCGTCTGCACTCGGTGTAGGGAGGGCTCGACACCGGAAGAAGCGATCGAGCAGTATTCCGAGATAAAGCGGGTCGCGACCGAGACGTTCGTGAGCGGCGGTGGTGCTCTGTCACACCATCACGGCGTCGGCTACGAGCATCGGCCCTGGCTCGAGCGGGAGCTGTCGGAACGGGGAGTGGCGTCCCTTCGTCAGCTCAAGGACGCGCTCGACCCTGATGGAATCATGAATCCCGGCGGTCTATTCGGCCTCCAGACCGGCTCCGGCTAGCGCACCGCCCACCCTCACCGAAGATTGTCCCCTCGCTCCAATGACCATGTTCGAGGCTCAGGAGGTGGGCAGAGTGAGGACTGTGGATGGCAACTGACGTGGAGCGGGCGACGGCCGGTACCGGGAGCGAGCTGCTCACCACGGTCACCGGCGCGATGCACGAGCGCGTGGTCGGGCAGGATCAGGCCATCGAGGGACTCCTGATAGCGCTTCTGACCGGCGGGCACGTCCTACTGGAGGGGCTGCCCGGACTCGCCAAGACACTCATGGTGAGGACGCTCGCGGAGGCGATTCATACAGACTTCCGCAGGATCCAGTTCACGCCGGACCTGCTGCCGACGGACATCGTCGGCACGCCGGTCTTCGATCAGCGGACCGGCGAGTTCAGGGTCCACAAGGGCCCCATCTTCTCGAACATCATCCTTGCCGACGAAATCAACCGGGCGCCGCCGAAGGTTCAGGCCGCGCTTCTGGAGGCGATGGAGGAACGACAGGTCACGATCGCGGGAGAGACCTACCCGCTCGACTCCCCGTTCATGGTGCTCGCCACCCAGAACCCGGTCGAGCTCCACGGCACGTATCCTCTCGCCGAGGCACAGCTCGACCGCTTCGCGATGAAGCTCGACATCGGCTACCCGTCGCGGGAGGAGGAGAAGGCGATCGTGCGGCGCGTCGCCCACGCTGATCCCTCGCCGATCGAGGCCGTCGCCACCGTCGAGCAGATCTCTGCTGCGCGGCACGAAGTCGCCGCGGTTCACCTCGAGGAGAAGGTCCTCGACTATGTGGTCGAGCTCGGCTTCGCGACGCGCGAGCCCGCCGCCTACGGAATGGAGGACCTCGAGGATCTGATCGAATTCGGCACCTCGCCTCGCGCCACCATCTTTCTCACGCGCACGTCGCGCGCGCGCGCGTACGTGCGCGGCAGGGACTTCGTGATGCCGGACGACGTGAAGGCGATGGCTCCTCTCGTTCTGCGGCACCGTCTACGCACCACCTACGAGGCGGACGCCCGTGGCATCGACGCCGATGAGATCATGCGGCGTGTGCTGGGGGCGGTGCCGGCCCCCTGAGTGCCGTGAGCCCCGAGCGGGTCTTCTCGAAGGAAGTCGCCGCGCAGGTGCGGCGCATCGAGCTACGCACGCGCGGTCTCGTCGAGTCGCTCTTCAGCGGCGAGTATCGCTCGGTCTTCAAAGGCCGGGGCATGGAGTTCTCCGACGTCCGGGAATACCAACCGGGTGACGACGTGCGGGCGATCGACTGGAACGTCACCGCGCGCCGTGGTCGGCCTTTCGTCAAGGAGTACATCGAAGCACGTGAGCTCACCGCGCTGCTCGTCGTCGATCTCTCGGCGTCCAAGGACTTCGGGACGGGCGCGAAACGGAACGCGGTCATCGTTTCGGAGATCGCGGCGATCCTGGCGCTGGCGGCGACGGGAAACAACGACCGCGTGGGGCTACTTCTGGTCACAGACCGCGTGGAGCTCTTCATCCCGCCGGACAGCGGCCGTCGCCACGCGCTGCGTCTGGTGCTCGAGATACTCTCGTTCCGCCCGTCCGGGCGCGGCACCAAGCTCTCCAAAGCGTTGGAGTATGCGGCGAAGGTGCTCCACCAGCGGACCGCCGTCTTTCTGATCAGCGACTTCCTGATGGACGACGACTCCGACCCGATGTTCGTGCACGACGCGCGTCGCTTCAGTCGCGAGCATGATCTGGTTCCGATCCGGCTCAGCGACCCGGGCACGGCGACACTTCCCGATGTCGGGTTGCTCTCGCTCGCGGATCCTGAGACGGGGCTGCGGCACGTCGTGAACACGAGCGACGAGCGCGTGCGCCGGCAATACGCGGAGCGCCGCGCGACGAAGCGCGCGGCTATGGGCACGTTGTTCCGGGAGCTCCGATTGGATGTGATAGAGGTCAGCTCCGCGGAAGACTACGTGCTGCCCCTAATCGCCTTTTTTCGTCGGCGAGAGCGGGTGACCCGGTGAGCAGGACGCGTGTGTCGATCCTGTGGGTCCTGATGTCCGCGCTCGCCGTGGCTCCTGCAGCCGCGCAAGTCACCGCGGAAGCCGTCGTCACGCTCTCCGCCGACACCATCGGACTGGGCGACGTCTTCGAGCTCTCCGTCGCCGTGGAGGTCCCTCCGGGTAGCGCGGTCTACTTCCCGGACACGGTCGCCACCGCGTTCGCTTTGGAGAGTTTCCGCCCTGTCACCTGGAGTGCGGAGTCCACCGGCGACGGAGCATTGCTGACGTTGATGTATCCGCTCATCGCGTTCAGGGTCGGGTTGGCCCCGGTTCCGGGTCTCGATGTGTACATCGGTCCTGCGGCAGGCGTTCGTGGCGAGAGACTGCCCGGCGGATCGGTGGTCGGCTCGTGGCGCGACATCGAGACCGGCACGGTAAGCAGGGCTTCACTCACGCGGGCCGCGGTTCCGCGCCGAGATGTCTGGGTCGCGTCGGTCATCGTGCCCGAGGACATCACGAGCGGGCTCGAGCCGAGACCCCCGGCGGACGTGATCGGACCCGGATGGAACCGCCTGGCTGTCGCAGCGATCGTCGCGCTTTCGTTGCTCTTGCTCGCCGTCGCCCGGTCCGTCGCGTTGAGTCTGCTCCCTGATCGGCAAACGGAGGAGCCGCTCGACAGCGCGTCGCCGGTGGACTCCGCTTTGGTGCGCTGGCAGAAGGCACTCGACGAGTTGGACCACATACTCACGCTCGGGCTGCACACCGACGGGCGGACCGACGAGTTCTATGGCCGGAGCAGCGCGGTCGTGCGCAGCTTCGTCGAGGGCTTCGACGCGGGGTGGCGTCCGAGCCTCACGAGCTCAGAGCTCATGAGCAGACTCGAAGCGTGGACGAACGGATCTGCTCAGGATCTGTACGCCTCGATGCACACCGCCGAAATCGTCAAGTTCGGGCGCTTGCGTCCTGATGCGAGCACCGCGGAAGGCCACTGGCGAGACTTGAGGAGCTGGGTGCACGCGTCGCGGAGCATCGAGGCATGAGCATCGAGCTCGGCCGCCCCGGCTCCCTGGCCCTCCTGGCGCTGCTGCCGGTCTGGTGGTTGTGGGTGCGGCCGAGCGGGCTCGCCGGACTGCTCGTCCCCCGGGGACAGGACTCCGAATCTCTCGCGCTCGGGGGCTGGCGAGGCCGCACCATCGAGTTGCTTCCACA from Gemmatimonadota bacterium carries:
- a CDS encoding prolyl oligopeptidase family serine peptidase, which gives rise to MIERCHRAIGLFVLGAMIWMAAPVGSTAQEPGTVVEADSRVVGLTYVFEETGEEVPYAVFVPSDYDASQEWPLIVALHGLGRPYDWMMGYDSFIDFAERDGYVVVSPLGYHRRAWYGSRGYGIPRGAAREGDEGTLPDNLGKLSEQDVMNVLAIAQETYSIDDSRIYLWGHSMGGAGTYHLAARYPEIWAGLAVAAPAPRREALDELETFRDVPVLVLHGDADATVPVQGSRTWVARMRELGMQHVYIEVPGGDHSLFVREAPETLSKVFSFFNIVGKRERAARQ
- a CDS encoding fatty acyl-CoA reductase, producing MTTEAKRLAPLQDRYAGQRILLTGATGLLGKSVLEKILRDLPSVEKVHLLVRSRRSVDAAARIDWQIARSPVFDRLRDEWQSNFHSSLSSKVVPVSGDLARRHLGLDDAAYEKLAGEVTMIINCGATCSFREQFDRALQINALGARRILKLAQDAGNVPLVHVSTAYVYETAYEVSPERVIPDGHTLRSLPDGEAAQFSLDEEIDHMLARCAAIRGAAFLERPDDSPGEDGQAVPVTEEARDRWRQNLANRATIEYGTEVSREHGWRDAYQFTKSLAEQLLARDRGSVPLSIVRPSIIEGTLSEPVPGWFDRIRMFHPIAVEYGRGNVQEFAGYEDTKIDLVPCDLVTNLVLAAAPPDDPTHFEVYQIASARTNPVTLGEMTTFLREAFQRDSADLPGRTWQDRKFKWTPPRIYERNVERARRRLELLRDLYSWLGLKRRARRAAVRLRLLKRMAEFADVYGFYVERGPEFETENSRELLRALHPIDRDRFSWDIDAVAWRDYFLDAWVPGLMNVADDRPAGARVPGADATSARGQSAERTSDEPRQVSA
- a CDS encoding metalloregulator ArsR/SmtB family transcription factor, with translation MEPADSRHEAKEEMFDGVASVAKALGSGRRGEVVDVLAQGERSVESLSIEISQSVANTSHHLQILARAGLVRRRREGTHIYYQLSSERVADLWAALRDVASVHVSGFHDLVDAYLGDRESLEPVTRSELAGRLEDEDLVLLDVRPASEYAAGHIPSARSVPIEDIHELLQTLPDDADIVAYCRGPHCVYALDAVRALTAQGRMARRMEGGLPEWRRDGLPVTSEEVG
- a CDS encoding MFS transporter encodes the protein MGKSPMRLGLRENLAQFSLLVGVNALVGGMVGQERTVLPLLAKEEFGLTGLTAALTFIVAFGIVKAATNFAAGTLCDRFGRRPVLLAGWIVGLPVPLLLIWAPSWSWIVLANALLGVNQGLSWSATVIMKIDLVGPRRRGLAMGFNEAAGYLAVAVTALLTGYIAERAGLRPAPFFLGLAYAGLGLGLSLLFVRETRDFARLESASWDPSKPGASASLSTREVFTLTSFRDPALSSCSQAGLVNNLNDGVAWGIFPIYFASQGLGVGQIGLLTAIYPAVWGLGQLVTGGLSDRTGRKWLIAGGMGVQAIAIAAIASAGTIWAWAMASALLGVGTAMVYPTLLAAIGDVAHPQWRASAVGIYRSWRDSGFAVGALVAGIIADAVSIEAAIWTVAGLTALSALVVAVRMYETLPRAASPAADRLSR
- a CDS encoding DUF697 domain-containing protein produces the protein MDERKERASRAIHTAGVAAGAIGFLTPIPGSDAALIAPIQAALVLRLASVYGVRLPAAALKSAGYAALGGVLGKGSARLLASLVPGFGSVVRAGVAASVTEAIGWAVLDNLEEGDGP
- a CDS encoding FAD-binding oxidoreductase, which translates into the protein MSHDKYRHKWWGWGPEGIEYDMEGRPALWPWIVQTAELGDDPERHPPVELAQIALPPSRHTETLSCALRLALGDGNVREDDEDRLIHCYGRSFRDVARLRAGIVDRAPDVIVYPGGHDDVVRIVELASEHRASLIPFGGGTNIAGCVEVAEDDQRPTITLDMRRMNRLLALDVDSMTADLEPGMFGPQIEAALAAHGLSLGHHPDSFIYSTLGGWLATRSAGTQSNVYGKIEDMVLGMTVVTPTGVIETKPVPAASTGPDLNRLLVGSEGTFGIITRATMRVHRIPEYEDYRMLLFPTYRDGFNALHESVRAGYMPSLARLSDEAETELMFAAKRPSTGIQALIQGPVKRLLKARGYGRPAALVVAFEGPGPLTRELRRRALAIFKRHRAFDLGRGPGESWKESRYDVPYLRDFMMEYGTIADSFETATVWSNLMPLYEASNETLRRVIRDVTGFEGYIGSHISHLYETGACLYYTVCTRCREGSTPEEAIEQYSEIKRVATETFVSGGGALSHHHGVGYEHRPWLERELSERGVASLRQLKDALDPDGIMNPGGLFGLQTGSG
- a CDS encoding cytochrome c, with product MPAEREGGYFTAAQADRGRDLYTSDCASCHGRALDDGTVPALAGEQFVRSWGRPGRTLDDLFYITRTTMPEGEGGTLSELA
- a CDS encoding SMP-30/gluconolactonase/LRE family protein, which encodes MDGEIIARGLAFPEGPVWLDGSLYVVEVHAGRVSRWTAEAGIELIAETGGGPNGATLGRDGALYVTQNGGAWSAHRATPAIQRVTLNGEVDTITTEVAALSLGAPNDLAFGPDGRLYFTDPRGAPDPAENSDPGRLFVWDVEAGTGELLRELEPVFPNGIAFTADGTLLWTESFSRRVMKLRDGRPKVVIELPERHFPDGICVGDDGRLYVASTYAHCVTVVEDGEIVDRLLCGDGMITNCCFGGTDLYVTESRHGTLWRFPVGRPGLGLLR
- a CDS encoding DUF58 domain-containing protein; its protein translation is MEFSDVREYQPGDDVRAIDWNVTARRGRPFVKEYIEARELTALLVVDLSASKDFGTGAKRNAVIVSEIAAILALAATGNNDRVGLLLVTDRVELFIPPDSGRRHALRLVLEILSFRPSGRGTKLSKALEYAAKVLHQRTAVFLISDFLMDDDSDPMFVHDARRFSREHDLVPIRLSDPGTATLPDVGLLSLADPETGLRHVVNTSDERVRRQYAERRATKRAAMGTLFRELRLDVIEVSSAEDYVLPLIAFFRRRERVTR
- a CDS encoding MoxR family ATPase yields the protein MATDVERATAGTGSELLTTVTGAMHERVVGQDQAIEGLLIALLTGGHVLLEGLPGLAKTLMVRTLAEAIHTDFRRIQFTPDLLPTDIVGTPVFDQRTGEFRVHKGPIFSNIILADEINRAPPKVQAALLEAMEERQVTIAGETYPLDSPFMVLATQNPVELHGTYPLAEAQLDRFAMKLDIGYPSREEEKAIVRRVAHADPSPIEAVATVEQISAARHEVAAVHLEEKVLDYVVELGFATREPAAYGMEDLEDLIEFGTSPRATIFLTRTSRARAYVRGRDFVMPDDVKAMAPLVLRHRLRTTYEADARGIDADEIMRRVLGAVPAP